One stretch of Sulfuricystis multivorans DNA includes these proteins:
- the lpdA gene encoding dihydrolipoyl dehydrogenase: MTKRQFDVVVIGGGPGGYVAAIRAAQLGFATACIEMESYADPKGEVRLGGTCLNVGCIPSKALLRSSELFDEAKHAFVMHGIKMNDLAIDVGVMMRRKDNIVTQLTQGIRGLFKKNKVTLLAGRGSFAGREDELWQIAVTAQDGTTEIVAATHVIVATGSSPRQLEGIPVDNVTICDNVGALSFTEVPKRLGVIGAGVIGLELGSVWKRLGSEVTILEAMPDFLAAADPAVAKEAWKIFTSKQALKIHLGVKIGEVKQGAKGIAIEYENGEGAQRLECDKLIVSVGRVPNTAGLGCETVGLELDAQGRIEVDEHCHTNLDNVWAVGDVVRGPMLAHKGMEEGVMVAECIAGQAGHVNYEAIPWVIYTHPEIAWVGKTETQLKNEGVEYRVGQIPFLANGRALGQGDTAGFVKMLACAKTDRILGVHVIGSNASELISEAVVAMEFGAVAEDIARICHAHPTLSEVMHEAALAVDKRALHF, translated from the coding sequence ATGACCAAGCGACAATTCGACGTCGTCGTCATCGGTGGTGGCCCCGGCGGTTACGTCGCGGCGATCCGCGCCGCGCAGCTCGGTTTTGCCACCGCCTGCATCGAGATGGAAAGCTATGCCGATCCGAAAGGCGAGGTGCGGCTGGGCGGCACCTGCCTCAATGTCGGCTGCATTCCCTCGAAGGCGTTGTTGCGCTCCTCCGAGCTTTTCGACGAGGCAAAGCATGCCTTCGTGATGCATGGCATCAAGATGAACGATTTGGCGATCGACGTCGGCGTGATGATGCGCCGCAAGGACAACATCGTCACCCAGCTCACCCAGGGCATCCGCGGCTTGTTCAAGAAGAACAAGGTGACGCTGCTCGCCGGGCGCGGCAGCTTCGCCGGCCGCGAGGACGAACTCTGGCAGATCGCGGTGACCGCGCAGGACGGCACGACCGAGATCGTCGCCGCGACACACGTGATCGTCGCCACCGGCTCGTCGCCCCGCCAGCTGGAAGGTATTCCGGTCGATAACGTGACGATCTGCGACAACGTCGGGGCGCTGTCTTTCACCGAGGTGCCCAAACGGCTCGGCGTCATCGGCGCCGGGGTGATCGGCCTCGAGCTCGGTTCGGTCTGGAAGCGGCTGGGATCAGAGGTGACGATCCTCGAAGCGATGCCCGACTTCCTCGCTGCCGCCGACCCGGCCGTAGCCAAGGAAGCCTGGAAGATTTTCACGAGCAAGCAGGCCCTGAAGATCCATCTGGGAGTGAAGATCGGAGAGGTGAAGCAGGGCGCAAAGGGCATCGCCATCGAATACGAAAACGGTGAGGGGGCGCAGCGGCTCGAATGCGACAAGCTGATCGTCTCGGTCGGTCGCGTGCCGAACACGGCCGGATTGGGATGCGAGACCGTCGGTCTCGAGCTCGATGCGCAGGGGCGCATCGAGGTCGATGAGCATTGCCACACCAATCTCGACAACGTCTGGGCAGTGGGCGATGTAGTGCGTGGGCCAATGCTCGCGCACAAGGGCATGGAAGAGGGCGTGATGGTCGCCGAGTGCATCGCCGGCCAGGCCGGGCATGTCAATTACGAGGCGATTCCCTGGGTCATCTACACACATCCGGAAATCGCCTGGGTCGGCAAGACCGAGACGCAGTTGAAGAATGAAGGCGTCGAGTACCGTGTCGGCCAGATTCCCTTTCTCGCCAACGGTCGCGCACTCGGCCAAGGCGATACCGCCGGCTTCGTCAAGATGCTCGCCTGCGCCAAGACCGACCGCATCCTCGGCGTGCATGTGATCGGCAGCAATGCCTCGGAGCTGATCAGCGAGGCCGTCGTGGCGATGGAATTCGGTGCCGTCGCCGAAGACATCGCGCGCATCTGCCATGCCCACCCGACGCTCTCCGAAGTGATGCACGAGGCGGCACTGGCGGTGGATAAGCGCGCGCTGCATTTTTGA
- the gltA gene encoding citrate synthase, translated as MTQKTATLTYNGKTTEYPVYSGTIGPEVIDISKLYAQTGAFTYDPGFMSTAACKSSITYIDGEKGELLYRGYPIEQLAEKCDFMEVCYLLKNGELPNQAQYDDWVNRVRKHTMVHDQLTRFFNGFRRDAHPMAVLVGVVGGLSAFYHDSLDINNPEHRMTAAIRLIAKMPTITAMAYRYNMGLPFMYPKNDYDYATNFLYMMFGTPCEEFKPNPVLSRALDRILILHADHEQNASTSTVRLSGSSGANPFACIAAGIACLWGPAHGGANEACLKMLEEIGDVSRVPEYIKRAKDKNDPFRLMGFGHRVYKNYDPRAKLMRQTCHEVLDELGLRDDPLFKLAMELERIALEDEYFIEKKLYPNVDFYSGIVQSALGIPTNLFTGIFAMARTIGWIAQWHEMIGDPEQKIGRPRQLYLGASKRDVPDMAAR; from the coding sequence ATGACGCAAAAAACCGCCACCTTGACCTACAACGGCAAGACCACCGAATACCCGGTCTATTCCGGCACCATCGGCCCGGAGGTGATCGACATTTCCAAGCTCTATGCCCAGACGGGGGCCTTCACCTACGATCCTGGCTTCATGTCTACGGCAGCGTGCAAATCGTCGATCACTTACATCGACGGCGAGAAGGGCGAGTTGCTCTACCGCGGCTACCCGATCGAGCAGCTGGCCGAGAAGTGCGACTTCATGGAAGTCTGCTATCTGCTCAAGAATGGTGAGCTGCCGAACCAGGCGCAATATGACGATTGGGTCAACCGGGTACGCAAGCACACGATGGTGCATGACCAGCTGACGCGCTTTTTCAACGGGTTCCGCCGCGACGCCCATCCGATGGCGGTACTCGTCGGGGTGGTCGGCGGCCTGTCGGCCTTCTATCACGACTCGCTCGACATCAACAACCCGGAACATCGCATGACAGCCGCGATCCGGCTGATCGCCAAGATGCCGACCATCACGGCGATGGCCTACCGCTACAACATGGGCCTGCCGTTCATGTATCCGAAGAACGACTACGACTACGCAACGAACTTCCTCTACATGATGTTTGGCACGCCCTGCGAGGAGTTCAAGCCGAACCCGGTGCTGTCGCGCGCGCTCGACCGTATCCTGATCCTGCATGCCGACCACGAGCAGAACGCCTCGACTTCGACGGTGCGCCTGTCCGGATCTTCCGGCGCCAACCCGTTCGCCTGCATTGCCGCCGGCATCGCCTGCCTGTGGGGTCCGGCGCACGGTGGCGCCAACGAAGCCTGCCTCAAGATGCTCGAGGAGATCGGCGACGTCTCGCGCGTGCCGGAATACATCAAGCGCGCCAAGGACAAGAACGACCCGTTCCGCCTGATGGGCTTCGGCCATCGTGTTTACAAGAATTACGATCCACGTGCCAAGCTGATGCGCCAGACCTGCCATGAGGTGCTCGACGAGCTGGGCTTGCGGGACGATCCGCTGTTCAAGCTGGCGATGGAACTCGAGCGCATCGCGCTGGAAGACGAATACTTCATCGAGAAGAAACTCTACCCGAACGTCGATTTCTACTCCGGCATCGTGCAAAGCGCCTTGGGCATCCCGACCAATCTGTTCACCGGCATCTTCGCGATGGCACGCACCATCGGCTGGATCGCTCAATGGCACGAGATGATCGGTGATCCAGAGCAGAAGATCGGCCGGCCGCGCCAGCTCTATCTCGGTGCGTCCAAGCGCGATGTGCCGGACATGGCTGCGCGTTGA
- a CDS encoding DUF433 domain-containing protein — protein sequence MNERITIDAAICHGKPCIRGLRYPVESILEWLAAGMTIDEILADYPDLEREDILAALAFAARLTHVKRLEPLAEAA from the coding sequence ATGAATGAAAGGATCACTATCGATGCGGCGATTTGCCATGGCAAGCCCTGCATCCGCGGCCTGCGTTATCCCGTCGAGAGCATCCTCGAATGGCTGGCCGCGGGGATGACGATCGATGAGATCCTCGCCGATTATCCCGATCTCGAACGAGAAGACATCCTCGCAGCGCTTGCGTTCGCTGCCCGCCTCACTCACGTCAAGCGCCTGGAGCCTTTGGCCGAGGCGGCATGA
- a CDS encoding cation:proton antiporter, with product MNFLPDWPPTYTSQIAFGILLLAGALGGYLAHRISWLPSITGFMAIGFLIGPSGIDLLTQSALEQARPLIGVALALILYRLGLSLDLRAMLRDRRLLLVAVAESVATFLACYGCLVWMGLSAFLAALAASIAISSSPAVLIHVAHELAAAGPTTERAKEMVAINNLFAFLVFSAVLPFAHLATDADLGTALLQPIYQLAGSALVAFASAWLLVQIARHTRSAPQYRFALVVGALMLGVGIADSLLLSPLFVPLAMGVAVRSLEAESETLSDIEFGETFELFFIVLFVFAGSKIKPALFSQIGLLALAFIGARFLAKWLIVHGFLWRHGIGHRSAAATALLLMPMAGLAIGLVQTAEQLFGAQVETLYALILVAVALLETLGPPLAAWAFRLSGETAKVGTGRPAP from the coding sequence GTGAACTTCCTGCCCGACTGGCCGCCCACTTACACTTCCCAAATCGCTTTCGGCATCTTGCTGCTCGCCGGCGCGCTGGGAGGCTATCTTGCCCACAGGATTTCCTGGTTGCCGTCGATCACCGGCTTCATGGCAATCGGCTTCTTGATCGGACCTTCTGGCATCGATCTGCTGACGCAAAGCGCCCTCGAGCAGGCGCGCCCCCTGATCGGCGTAGCGCTGGCGCTGATCCTCTATCGCCTCGGCCTTTCGCTCGATCTGCGCGCCATGTTGCGCGATCGACGTCTGCTATTGGTGGCGGTGGCCGAGAGCGTTGCGACTTTTCTGGCTTGTTACGGGTGTCTCGTCTGGATGGGGTTGTCCGCTTTCCTCGCTGCCCTTGCGGCATCGATCGCGATCTCTTCCTCGCCCGCGGTGCTGATCCACGTCGCGCACGAACTGGCAGCGGCCGGCCCGACCACCGAGCGCGCCAAGGAAATGGTCGCGATCAACAATCTCTTCGCCTTCCTGGTGTTTTCTGCCGTACTCCCCTTTGCCCATCTCGCCACGGACGCCGATTTGGGCACTGCGCTGTTGCAGCCGATCTACCAGCTGGCAGGTTCGGCGCTGGTCGCATTCGCTTCCGCATGGCTTTTGGTTCAGATCGCTCGACACACGCGCAGCGCGCCGCAATACCGCTTCGCGCTCGTCGTCGGCGCGTTGATGCTCGGCGTCGGCATTGCTGACAGCCTGCTCCTGTCGCCGCTGTTCGTGCCGCTGGCAATGGGGGTCGCAGTGCGGAGCCTGGAAGCCGAAAGCGAGACGCTTTCCGACATCGAATTCGGCGAGACCTTCGAGCTTTTCTTCATCGTGCTGTTCGTTTTCGCCGGCAGCAAGATCAAGCCCGCGCTTTTTTCCCAAATCGGCCTGCTGGCCCTCGCCTTCATCGGTGCGCGCTTTCTCGCCAAATGGCTGATCGTGCACGGCTTTCTATGGCGTCACGGCATCGGCCACCGCAGTGCGGCTGCGACCGCCTTGCTGCTGATGCCGATGGCCGGCCTGGCGATCGGTCTGGTCCAGACGGCCGAGCAGCTGTTCGGTGCCCAAGTCGAGACTCTGTATGCGTTGATCCTCGTCGCGGTGGCCCTCTTGGAAACCCTTGGCCCACCTTTGGCGGCATGGGCTTTCCGACTTTCCGGCGAGACAGCGAAAGTCGGCACTGGCCGACCGGCACCTTAG
- the odhB gene encoding 2-oxoglutarate dehydrogenase complex dihydrolipoyllysine-residue succinyltransferase yields the protein MLIEVKVPQLSESVAEATLVSWHKHVGDVVMRDENLIDIETDKVVLELPAPESGVLVEVLKGNGETVTSGELIARIDTEAKAVAAAAAQPAAAKPAPQPTAPAAAAPGVGPAARKALAEKGLEASQVQGTGPGGRVTKADVLNVGAPAGAVPAAPTIRGESAPGGTSSFSPAPTSAPAAPAAPVAAAAPAGALPVPPAVALDAIIGDRPEQRVPMSRLRARIAERLLQSQAQNAILTTFNEVNMAPVIELRKKYAEKFEKEHGVRLGFMSFFVKAAVAALKRFPILNASVDGNDIVYHGYFDIGIAVGSPRGLVVPILRDADQMSLAQIEKKIAEFGQKAKDGKLTLEELTGGTFSISNGGVFGSMLSTPIINPPQSAILGIHATKERPVVENGQIVIRPINYLALSYDHRIIDGREAVLGLVAIKEALEDPARMLLDI from the coding sequence ATGCTGATCGAAGTCAAAGTCCCGCAACTGTCGGAATCGGTCGCCGAAGCGACGCTGGTGAGCTGGCACAAACATGTCGGCGATGTCGTGATGCGTGACGAGAATCTCATCGACATCGAAACCGACAAGGTCGTCCTCGAACTCCCGGCGCCGGAATCGGGCGTGCTGGTCGAAGTCCTCAAGGGCAATGGCGAAACCGTCACCTCGGGCGAGCTGATCGCCCGCATCGATACCGAAGCCAAGGCGGTGGCGGCAGCAGCCGCACAGCCTGCCGCAGCGAAGCCGGCGCCGCAGCCGACCGCGCCGGCGGCAGCCGCACCGGGCGTCGGCCCGGCCGCCCGTAAGGCACTTGCCGAGAAAGGCCTGGAGGCTAGCCAAGTGCAGGGCACGGGGCCCGGCGGCCGCGTCACCAAGGCCGACGTCTTGAACGTCGGCGCGCCGGCAGGTGCCGTCCCGGCAGCGCCGACTATTCGAGGTGAGTCGGCGCCCGGCGGGACGTCCAGTTTTTCGCCAGCGCCAACTTCTGCCCCGGCCGCGCCAGCGGCGCCGGTCGCTGCGGCAGCCCCGGCAGGCGCCCTGCCGGTACCGCCTGCAGTGGCCCTGGATGCGATCATCGGCGATCGTCCCGAGCAGCGCGTACCGATGTCGCGCTTGAGAGCGCGCATTGCCGAACGTCTGCTGCAATCACAGGCGCAGAACGCCATCCTCACCACGTTCAACGAGGTGAACATGGCGCCGGTGATCGAGCTACGGAAGAAATACGCCGAGAAGTTCGAGAAAGAGCATGGCGTACGCCTGGGCTTCATGAGCTTTTTCGTCAAGGCGGCTGTCGCGGCGCTGAAGAGGTTCCCGATCCTCAATGCCTCGGTCGATGGCAACGACATCGTCTATCACGGCTATTTCGACATCGGCATCGCCGTCGGTAGTCCTCGCGGGCTGGTGGTGCCGATCCTGCGCGACGCAGATCAGATGTCACTGGCGCAGATCGAAAAGAAGATCGCCGAATTCGGGCAGAAGGCCAAGGACGGCAAGCTCACCCTCGAAGAGCTCACCGGCGGCACTTTCTCGATCTCCAACGGCGGCGTGTTCGGTTCGATGCTGTCGACGCCGATCATCAACCCGCCGCAATCGGCGATCCTCGGCATCCATGCCACCAAGGAGCGACCGGTGGTCGAAAATGGCCAGATCGTGATCCGGCCGATCAACTATCTGGCGCTCTCATATGACCACCGTATCATCGACGGCCGCGAGGCGGTGCTCGGTCTCGTCGCCATCAAGGAGGCGCTCGAGGATCCGGCACGCATGCTGCTCGACATCTGA
- the zapE gene encoding cell division protein ZapE, with amino-acid sequence MIRAFEAALAERGIVADEAQQAAALRLQKFYDDLVAFKAARRTRLRKLLVHPALPKGVWFWGGVGRGKSFLMDCFYAAVPYRRKRRVHFHAFMRELHERLQALKDEADPLAKAAGEVAKETRLMCFDEFHVSDIADAMILGRLMEKLFDAGVVFCITSNYPPDGLYPNGLHRERLLPTIALLNDKLDVIRVDAGIDYRLRALEAAPVYLLPGDGDAAALMMHTFSQIAHGVGHDRPLAVLGRMLPVVQRAPGVVWFDFATLCGGPRSQNDYLELAHNFHTVFLSGVPRMGSEMGNEARRFTWLVDVFYDHHVKLVIAAEVPAEELYVAGPQAEEFKRTVSRLIEMRSHEYLASTHRRYETHAPAT; translated from the coding sequence ATGATTCGTGCGTTCGAGGCCGCGCTCGCCGAGCGCGGCATCGTCGCCGACGAAGCCCAGCAGGCCGCTGCCCTCCGCCTGCAAAAGTTCTACGACGATCTGGTCGCCTTCAAGGCGGCGCGGCGCACCCGCCTGCGCAAGCTGCTCGTGCATCCCGCCTTGCCAAAAGGCGTCTGGTTCTGGGGCGGCGTCGGGCGCGGCAAGAGCTTCCTGATGGACTGTTTCTACGCCGCCGTGCCTTATCGGCGCAAGCGGCGCGTGCATTTCCACGCCTTCATGCGCGAGCTCCACGAGCGGCTCCAGGCATTGAAGGACGAAGCCGATCCGCTGGCCAAGGCAGCCGGCGAGGTGGCGAAAGAGACGCGCTTGATGTGTTTCGACGAATTCCACGTCTCCGATATCGCCGATGCGATGATCCTCGGCCGGCTGATGGAAAAGCTGTTCGACGCCGGCGTGGTGTTTTGCATCACCTCGAACTATCCGCCCGATGGCCTGTATCCGAACGGCCTGCACCGCGAGCGGCTGCTGCCGACCATCGCTTTGCTCAACGACAAGCTCGACGTGATCCGAGTTGATGCGGGCATCGACTATCGCCTGCGTGCGCTCGAAGCGGCGCCGGTGTATCTCTTGCCTGGTGATGGCGATGCCGCAGCCCTGATGATGCACACCTTCTCGCAAATCGCCCACGGCGTAGGGCATGACCGGCCACTCGCGGTGCTGGGGCGAATGCTGCCTGTCGTGCAGCGCGCACCGGGCGTCGTCTGGTTCGATTTCGCGACACTGTGCGGTGGGCCGCGCTCGCAGAACGACTATCTGGAGCTCGCGCACAATTTCCACACGGTATTCCTCTCCGGCGTGCCGCGGATGGGCTCGGAGATGGGGAATGAGGCGCGCCGTTTCACCTGGCTCGTCGATGTGTTCTACGATCATCATGTGAAATTGGTGATCGCCGCCGAAGTGCCGGCCGAGGAGCTCTATGTCGCCGGGCCGCAAGCGGAGGAATTCAAGCGCACCGTCTCACGCCTGATCGAGATGCGCTCGCACGAGTATCTCGCCAGCACGCACCGGCGCTATGAGACACACGCACCGGCAACCTAA
- a CDS encoding 2-oxoglutarate dehydrogenase E1 component, which translates to MIKELLSNSYLFGANAPYVEELYEKYLDNPSAIDPAWRDYFDKLANLPGVGAYQGPDVPHAPIISGFAQRAREGCLNVARRAGIGEKQTKVLQIINAYRFLGNRWAQLDPLKRHPRPEVPELEPSFYGFTEADLATAFRTGSFDMGVEEATLREILDMLRQRYCGHIGAEYMYIADVQQKRWIQARFEPPRAQPRFSSEERRQLLEILTAAETLERYLHTRYVGQKRFSLEGGESLMVALQQLIRHAGAQGAKEIVIGMAHRGRLNVLVNVLGKQPAMLFEEFEGKKKSELIAGDVKYHMGYSSDVATPGGPVHLTLAFNPSHLEIVNPVVEGSVYARQVRRGENGKQEVLPVLIHGDAAVAGQGVNQEMLNFSQTRGYGTGGTVHIVVNNQIGFTTSDPRDARSSLYCTDIFKMVEAPIFHVNGDDPEAVAFVTALAVEFRNTFRKDVVVDIICFRKLGHNEADEPMVTQPLMYRKIAAHPGTRRLYAEKLIAQGVIAAGEDEQMIKDYRAALDAGKHLHNPAISDFKSQSAIDWTPYVGAKYTELCDTRVPLAELQRLGRRLTDLPEGFTLHPRVQKVIEDRRLMIEGKLPIDWGMAENLAYATLLCAGYGVRISGEDVGRGTFFHRHAVLHDQKREKWDEGVWMPLANLQQGQARFQCFDSVLSEEAVLAFEYGYATATPNELVIWEAQFGDFANGAQVVIDQFLASGEAKWGRLCGLVLLLPHGLEGQGPEHSSARIERFLQLSADFNWEVCMPTSAAQMFHLLRRQMLRKQRKPLIVFTPKSLLRSKEAASNLEDLTEGTFQTVFGEVDPLDPKKVTRVLICAGKVYYDLRAARREQKLDHIAIIRTPQLYPMDDRRIAEELAKYPRLKEVVWCQEEPENQGAWYAKHHTLLPLLKKGQSLHVVARPASASPAVGSAAVHARQQKEIVETALGALK; encoded by the coding sequence ATGATCAAGGAATTGTTGTCCAACTCCTATCTGTTCGGTGCGAATGCTCCGTATGTCGAGGAGTTGTACGAGAAATACCTCGACAACCCGAGTGCCATCGATCCGGCCTGGCGCGACTATTTCGACAAGCTGGCGAACCTGCCGGGCGTGGGCGCCTACCAGGGTCCCGATGTGCCTCACGCGCCGATCATCAGTGGCTTCGCGCAACGCGCGCGTGAAGGCTGCCTGAACGTTGCGCGCCGCGCCGGCATCGGGGAGAAGCAGACGAAAGTCCTGCAGATCATCAATGCCTACCGTTTCCTCGGCAACCGCTGGGCGCAACTCGATCCGCTGAAACGGCATCCCCGCCCCGAGGTTCCCGAGCTGGAGCCCTCCTTTTATGGCTTCACCGAGGCCGATCTGGCGACTGCATTTCGCACCGGTTCGTTCGACATGGGGGTCGAAGAGGCCACGCTGCGCGAGATCCTCGACATGCTGCGGCAGCGCTATTGTGGACATATCGGCGCCGAGTACATGTACATCGCCGACGTGCAGCAAAAGCGCTGGATCCAGGCCCGTTTCGAGCCGCCACGCGCGCAGCCGCGCTTTTCCAGCGAGGAGCGCAGACAACTGCTGGAGATCCTCACCGCGGCGGAAACGCTGGAACGCTATCTGCATACCCGTTATGTCGGCCAGAAGCGCTTTTCGCTGGAGGGTGGCGAATCGCTGATGGTCGCTCTTCAGCAGTTGATCCGTCATGCCGGCGCCCAAGGCGCGAAGGAGATCGTCATCGGCATGGCGCACCGCGGACGTCTCAACGTGCTGGTCAACGTGCTTGGCAAGCAGCCGGCGATGTTGTTCGAGGAGTTCGAGGGCAAGAAGAAGTCAGAGCTGATCGCCGGTGACGTCAAATATCACATGGGCTATTCGTCCGACGTGGCCACACCCGGTGGCCCGGTGCATCTGACGCTCGCTTTCAATCCCTCGCATCTCGAGATCGTCAATCCGGTCGTCGAAGGCTCGGTCTATGCGCGCCAGGTGCGCCGCGGCGAAAACGGCAAGCAGGAGGTCCTGCCGGTGCTGATCCACGGCGACGCGGCAGTGGCCGGCCAGGGTGTCAACCAGGAAATGCTCAACTTCTCGCAGACGCGCGGCTATGGCACCGGTGGCACGGTGCATATCGTCGTCAACAACCAGATCGGCTTCACCACTTCCGATCCGCGCGATGCGCGTTCCTCGCTCTACTGCACCGACATCTTCAAGATGGTCGAAGCGCCGATCTTCCACGTCAATGGCGACGATCCGGAGGCGGTGGCTTTCGTCACCGCGCTGGCGGTCGAATTCCGCAACACTTTCCGCAAGGATGTCGTCGTCGACATCATCTGTTTCCGCAAACTTGGCCACAACGAGGCCGACGAGCCGATGGTGACGCAGCCCTTGATGTACCGCAAGATCGCGGCACATCCCGGCACCCGCAGACTCTATGCCGAAAAACTCATCGCTCAGGGGGTCATCGCAGCGGGCGAAGACGAGCAGATGATCAAAGACTACCGGGCCGCGCTCGATGCCGGCAAGCATCTGCACAATCCGGCGATCAGCGATTTCAAGAGCCAGTCGGCGATCGACTGGACGCCCTACGTCGGGGCGAAATACACCGAGCTGTGCGATACACGGGTGCCGCTCGCGGAACTGCAGCGTCTCGGCCGGCGTCTGACCGATCTGCCCGAAGGTTTTACCCTCCATCCGCGCGTGCAGAAGGTCATCGAGGATAGGCGGCTGATGATCGAGGGCAAGCTGCCGATCGACTGGGGCATGGCGGAAAACCTCGCCTATGCGACGCTGCTCTGCGCCGGTTATGGCGTGCGCATCTCCGGCGAGGATGTCGGCCGTGGCACCTTCTTCCATCGCCATGCCGTGCTGCATGACCAAAAGCGTGAAAAATGGGACGAAGGCGTCTGGATGCCGCTCGCCAACCTGCAGCAGGGTCAGGCGCGCTTCCAGTGCTTCGATTCCGTGCTTTCCGAAGAGGCGGTACTGGCCTTCGAATACGGCTATGCGACGGCGACGCCCAACGAACTGGTGATCTGGGAGGCACAGTTCGGCGATTTCGCCAACGGCGCCCAGGTGGTGATCGACCAGTTCCTCGCCTCGGGCGAGGCCAAGTGGGGGCGTCTGTGTGGCCTCGTCCTGCTGCTGCCGCATGGCCTAGAAGGCCAGGGGCCGGAACATTCCTCGGCACGCATCGAACGCTTCCTGCAGCTGTCGGCCGATTTCAACTGGGAAGTTTGCATGCCCACCTCCGCGGCGCAGATGTTCCACCTGTTGCGGCGCCAGATGCTCAGAAAGCAAAGAAAGCCGTTGATCGTGTTCACGCCGAAGTCGCTGTTACGCAGCAAGGAGGCTGCTTCCAACCTCGAGGATCTGACGGAAGGCACGTTCCAGACGGTCTTTGGCGAGGTCGACCCGCTCGATCCGAAGAAGGTCACGCGGGTGCTGATCTGCGCCGGCAAGGTGTATTACGACCTGCGCGCCGCGCGGCGCGAACAGAAGCTCGACCATATCGCGATCATTCGCACGCCGCAGCTCTATCCGATGGACGACCGCCGTATCGCCGAAGAGCTGGCGAAATATCCGCGTCTGAAGGAGGTGGTCTGGTGCCAGGAAGAGCCGGAAAACCAGGGCGCATGGTACGCGAAGCATCACACTCTGCTGCCGCTCCTCAAGAAAGGCCAGTCGCTGCATGTCGTTGCGCGGCCGGCCTCGGCGTCTCCCGCAGTGGGCAGCGCTGCGGTCCATGCCAGGCAGCAAAAGGAAATCGTCGAAACCGCGCTGGGCGCGCTCAAATAA